In one window of Pseudobythopirellula maris DNA:
- a CDS encoding ImmA/IrrE family metallo-endopeptidase, translating to MSHRKHSRRDYQSKSSIRQASRRNSSVGAAISRRSKPQSRRGVGSRNESLPFSPPEDWHEEPEEIKGYKVIVQPPGEEYRHAVTPAEVRDRLASLPEWFLRDLSVVQLSRMTRKKQSLPCYGMQWGGALYLYPIDESLVEHFYSPPPPNVVNEARMYGGRWDAPEPGEWTLTWTEETIRDYYLNNILIHELGHLLDERNSSYNDRERFAEWFAIEFGYRRTRDQRPQRRVRRRHAG from the coding sequence ATGTCTCATCGGAAGCATTCGCGTCGAGACTACCAAAGCAAGTCTTCTATTCGCCAAGCCAGCCGTCGCAACTCATCGGTTGGCGCCGCGATCTCGCGGCGCAGCAAGCCGCAGTCGCGGCGTGGGGTCGGCTCGCGCAACGAGTCGTTGCCTTTCTCGCCGCCCGAGGATTGGCACGAAGAGCCCGAAGAGATCAAAGGCTACAAGGTGATTGTCCAGCCGCCGGGCGAGGAATACCGCCACGCCGTGACCCCCGCCGAAGTGCGCGATCGGCTTGCCTCGCTGCCGGAATGGTTTCTGCGTGACTTGTCGGTCGTGCAGCTCAGCCGCATGACGCGGAAGAAGCAGAGCCTTCCTTGTTACGGCATGCAGTGGGGCGGAGCGCTCTACCTCTACCCGATTGATGAGTCGCTGGTCGAGCATTTTTACTCGCCTCCGCCGCCCAACGTGGTCAACGAGGCCCGCATGTACGGCGGCCGCTGGGACGCACCGGAACCGGGCGAGTGGACCCTCACTTGGACCGAGGAGACCATTCGCGACTACTACCTCAACAACATCCTGATCCACGAGCTCGGCCACCTGCTCGACGAGCGCAACAGCAGCTACAACGACCGTGAGCGGTTTGCCGAATGGTTCGCCATCGAGTTCGGCTACCGCCGCACCCGCGATCAGCGTCCGCAACGCCGTGTGCGTCGCCGCCACGCCGGCTGA
- the thiO gene encoding glycine oxidase ThiO produces the protein MTPASTADAPPTEPTADCLVIGGGVIGLSIAYRLAGDGQRITLLERGETGREASWAGAGILPPGSWYSDHPALAELAEAARVQQPEWSRRLLAETGVDDELHSCGAVYLLPDRLGDDFLDHAHARFDDWSSRGCEVSALHAGDARSIEPALSPEAAGCKARWVAAESQLRNPRRLTALRHACERLGVRIVEQAPVERLKTSGGRIHAAITPRGEFAAERFCLANGAWAAQLAGACGGEPRLRLPVKPIRGQMLLLRQSEPTLRTIVHRGPLYLVPRLDGRVLVGATVEDVGFDKRTTPEATERLRKFAIETVPALAKAEVEAAWSGLRPMGGDGLPIVGAAPGLANCFVAAGHHRSGLQFAPPTADAIAALMAGHEPGSPFEAFTPERFVTVRQ, from the coding sequence ATGACGCCTGCCTCTACCGCTGATGCCCCGCCGACCGAGCCAACGGCCGATTGCTTGGTGATCGGCGGCGGCGTGATCGGGCTGTCGATCGCATACCGGCTGGCGGGCGACGGACAGCGGATCACGCTGCTCGAGCGCGGAGAAACGGGGCGTGAGGCTTCGTGGGCCGGCGCCGGCATCTTGCCGCCGGGCAGTTGGTACTCCGATCACCCGGCCCTCGCCGAGTTGGCGGAGGCCGCCCGGGTGCAACAGCCCGAATGGTCGCGCCGATTGCTCGCCGAGACCGGAGTCGACGACGAGCTGCATTCCTGCGGAGCGGTTTACCTGCTTCCGGACAGGCTTGGCGACGACTTCTTAGACCACGCCCACGCACGGTTTGACGACTGGAGTTCGCGAGGCTGCGAGGTCTCTGCGCTTCACGCTGGCGACGCACGCTCGATCGAGCCGGCGCTGTCGCCTGAAGCGGCCGGTTGCAAGGCGCGCTGGGTCGCCGCCGAGTCGCAGCTGCGCAATCCGCGTCGGCTGACCGCCCTGAGGCACGCGTGCGAGCGGCTTGGGGTGCGGATCGTTGAGCAAGCACCGGTGGAGCGGCTGAAGACGAGCGGCGGGCGGATCCACGCGGCGATCACCCCGCGCGGAGAGTTCGCCGCCGAGCGGTTTTGCTTGGCCAACGGGGCCTGGGCGGCTCAGCTGGCCGGCGCCTGCGGCGGCGAGCCGCGGCTGAGGCTGCCGGTCAAACCGATTCGGGGACAGATGCTGCTCCTCCGGCAGAGCGAGCCGACGCTCCGCACCATCGTGCATCGCGGGCCGCTCTACCTCGTGCCGCGACTCGACGGCCGGGTGCTGGTCGGCGCCACGGTCGAAGACGTCGGCTTTGACAAACGAACGACGCCCGAAGCGACCGAACGGCTCCGCAAGTTCGCCATCGAAACGGTCCCCGCCCTCGCCAAGGCCGAGGTCGAAGCCGCCTGGTCGGGGCTGCGGCCGATGGGTGGCGACGGGCTGCCGATCGTTGGCGCAGCGCCGGGGTTGGCGAATTGCTTCGTCGCCGCCGGCCACCACCGCTCGGGCCTGCAGTTCGCGCCGCCGACGGCCGACGCCATCGCCGCACTCATGGCGGGGCACGAGCCGGGTTCTCCGTTCGAGGCGTTCACGCCAGAACGCTTCGTCACGGTGCGGCAGTAG
- a CDS encoding alpha-L-fucosidase, with amino-acid sequence MLLRSSLLALVACSLLLPIASAQVDPDSFAEEKLDFPITPGPFEPSWESIAEQHPGGPAWFRDAKFGVWIHWGPQAAGKSNDWYAKKMYLEDEKAYRNHRKYFGHPSEFGYKDVLNQWSIPDFDAAKYMQMFRDAGFRYANIMGVHHDNFDLWDSKHQPWNSVNIGPKRDIVGEWVAAARDEGIRYGISFHHEYTWWWWQPAFGADSSGPKAGVPYDGVLTKEDGKGKWWEGYDPRQLYGRPLEGYPEYEPVHLIAHGRQGIFDKHLPYAREYATQWAERIMDAVEQYDPDWIYTDGNSRQPFSGKKSGSGFKCDAAQRVVADFFNRTTERRSEVDTFAIIKFSKAQPGLASTSESRIPSGAASSDKVWMGEMAIGGWFYEPGFYYDASYVVKGLLEFASRDGNFAVSVPLTPTGGMEPGCPEMLEGVGRWMKLHGEGIYGSYAWEATREGDRNMPRGALGRKQVEFEFTPEDLRYTRGKDGSLYVWCMTVPPTGTKLCAASMGEAAGLLGADPKSVTLLATGAECEWTRDGDALWITCPDTSTAEYALGFRVEVE; translated from the coding sequence ATGCTGCTAAGGTCCTCGTTGTTGGCGCTTGTCGCTTGTTCTCTGTTGCTGCCGATCGCCTCGGCCCAGGTCGACCCCGACTCCTTCGCCGAGGAGAAGCTCGACTTCCCGATCACCCCCGGCCCGTTTGAGCCCAGCTGGGAGTCAATCGCCGAGCAGCACCCCGGCGGGCCGGCTTGGTTCCGCGACGCGAAGTTCGGTGTCTGGATCCACTGGGGACCGCAGGCCGCCGGCAAGTCGAACGACTGGTACGCGAAAAAGATGTACCTCGAAGACGAAAAGGCGTACCGCAACCACCGGAAGTATTTCGGGCACCCTTCGGAGTTCGGCTACAAGGACGTGCTGAACCAATGGAGCATCCCCGACTTCGACGCCGCGAAGTACATGCAGATGTTCCGCGACGCCGGCTTCCGCTACGCGAACATCATGGGCGTGCACCACGACAACTTCGACCTGTGGGATTCGAAGCACCAGCCTTGGAACTCAGTGAACATCGGCCCGAAGCGCGACATCGTCGGCGAGTGGGTCGCGGCGGCGCGTGACGAAGGGATTCGCTACGGCATCTCCTTCCACCACGAGTACACCTGGTGGTGGTGGCAGCCGGCGTTCGGCGCCGACTCGTCGGGTCCCAAGGCGGGCGTTCCGTACGATGGCGTGCTCACCAAGGAAGACGGCAAGGGCAAGTGGTGGGAGGGCTACGACCCGCGGCAACTCTACGGCCGGCCGCTGGAAGGCTACCCTGAGTACGAGCCGGTCCACCTGATCGCCCACGGCCGCCAGGGGATCTTCGACAAGCACCTGCCGTACGCCCGCGAGTACGCCACGCAGTGGGCCGAGCGGATCATGGACGCCGTCGAGCAATACGATCCCGACTGGATCTACACCGACGGCAACTCGCGGCAGCCGTTCAGTGGCAAGAAGAGCGGCTCGGGCTTCAAGTGCGACGCGGCGCAGCGCGTCGTGGCCGACTTCTTCAACCGCACGACCGAGCGTCGCAGCGAGGTCGACACATTCGCCATTATCAAGTTCAGCAAGGCCCAGCCGGGGCTCGCCTCGACGTCCGAGAGCCGCATCCCCTCGGGCGCCGCCTCCTCCGACAAAGTGTGGATGGGCGAGATGGCGATCGGCGGCTGGTTCTACGAGCCCGGCTTCTACTACGACGCGTCGTACGTCGTGAAGGGCCTTCTGGAGTTCGCCTCGCGTGACGGCAATTTCGCCGTCTCGGTGCCGCTCACCCCCACTGGCGGCATGGAGCCGGGCTGCCCCGAGATGCTCGAGGGCGTCGGCCGCTGGATGAAGCTCCACGGCGAGGGGATCTACGGTTCCTACGCCTGGGAGGCGACCCGCGAGGGCGATCGCAACATGCCGCGCGGCGCCTTGGGACGCAAGCAGGTCGAGTTCGAGTTCACCCCCGAAGACCTGCGCTACACGCGCGGCAAGGACGGCTCGCTCTACGTCTGGTGCATGACCGTGCCCCCGACCGGCACGAAGCTGTGCGCCGCGTCGATGGGCGAGGCGGCCGGGCTACTCGGCGCCGACCCGAAGAGCGTGACACTGCTGGCCACGGGCGCCGAGTGCGAGTGGACCCGCGATGGCGACGCCCTCTGGATCACCTGTCCCGACACTTCGACGGCGGAATACGCCCTCGGTTTCCGCGTCGAGGTGGAGTGA
- a CDS encoding type II toxin-antitoxin system VapC family toxin, whose translation MRPVFLDTVGVIALLNRSDQWRPAALEAYEKLRKERREFLATTFVLLEAGNAVARTPLRGRVFALASSMSSEGRLITPDESDWEQAWRAYETAHAGGPSIVDCVSFQIMRRLGLSEVFTNDAHFAAAGFRPLF comes from the coding sequence GTGAGGCCGGTATTTCTCGACACGGTAGGCGTAATCGCGCTCCTCAATCGGTCGGATCAATGGCGTCCTGCGGCTCTCGAAGCGTACGAGAAGTTACGCAAGGAACGCCGTGAGTTCTTAGCGACGACTTTCGTGCTGCTCGAAGCGGGTAACGCCGTGGCTCGAACCCCGCTCCGTGGGCGCGTCTTTGCGCTCGCGTCCAGCATGTCGAGTGAAGGGCGTTTGATCACGCCTGACGAATCAGACTGGGAGCAGGCTTGGCGGGCCTATGAAACGGCGCACGCTGGTGGGCCCAGCATCGTCGATTGTGTCTCTTTTCAGATCATGCGGCGACTCGGCTTGAGCGAGGTGTTCACGAACGACGCTCACTTCGCCGCGGCGGGATTCCGCCCGTTGTTCTAG
- a CDS encoding antitoxin family protein, translating to MPTIHAIFENGVFRPVEPVELPAGARVEFEPRLTQGDVADGHTLGNGQAPDTASIYTILEQSVETGVSDLAARHNEHQP from the coding sequence ATGCCCACGATCCACGCGATCTTCGAAAACGGCGTTTTCCGTCCGGTCGAGCCGGTCGAGCTGCCTGCGGGTGCGCGGGTGGAGTTCGAGCCACGACTGACGCAGGGCGATGTGGCCGACGGCCATACCTTAGGAAACGGTCAGGCGCCGGACACGGCGAGCATCTACACCATACTCGAGCAGAGTGTCGAAACCGGCGTTTCGGATCTCGCGGCCCGACACAATGAGCACCAGCCGTGA
- a CDS encoding adenylate kinase, translating to MDLLGERISVVGCSGSGKSTLARALSERLDAPLAELDAIHWGPGWRARPDDETRRQIDRVTRGDRWVVDGNYDRCRDLVWPRATDVVWLDYSLPRCLSRSLRRTFWRCLSGAELWNGNRETFRTNFASRDSILLWVIHSHGRVRRTTAADLDRPEHARLRVHRLRRPRDAAALH from the coding sequence ATGGACCTGCTCGGTGAGCGCATCTCGGTCGTCGGCTGCAGCGGCTCGGGCAAGAGCACCCTGGCCCGTGCGCTGTCCGAACGGCTCGACGCGCCGCTCGCCGAGCTCGACGCGATCCACTGGGGCCCCGGCTGGCGCGCGCGCCCCGACGACGAGACCCGCCGCCAGATCGACCGCGTGACCCGCGGCGATCGCTGGGTGGTCGACGGCAACTACGACCGCTGCCGCGACCTCGTCTGGCCACGGGCGACCGACGTTGTTTGGCTCGACTACTCCCTGCCCCGCTGCCTGAGCCGATCGTTGCGCCGGACGTTTTGGCGTTGCCTGAGCGGCGCCGAGTTGTGGAACGGCAACCGCGAGACGTTCCGCACGAACTTCGCCTCGCGCGACTCGATCTTGCTTTGGGTGATCCATTCGCACGGGCGCGTGCGTCGAACAACGGCCGCCGACTTGGATCGGCCCGAGCACGCGCGCCTGCGCGTCCACCGGCTCCGGCGGCCACGCGACGCGGCGGCGCTGCACTAG